A genome region from Bufo gargarizans isolate SCDJY-AF-19 chromosome 2, ASM1485885v1, whole genome shotgun sequence includes the following:
- the NEURL1B gene encoding E3 ubiquitin-protein ligase NEURL1B: MGNTVHKTLPDTSHHNRQVANRPCYTLLHCGQERRLVLSRTESPRFHCQTKGKNIRLDTNGRKAIRRNSFCNGITFTSRPIHLYEKVRLKLVSVHHGWSGALRFGFTIHDPAQMKPEDIPKYACPDLVTRPGYWAKALPERFAQRDNILAFWVDRQGRVFYSVNDEEPILFHCGVKVSSPLWALIDVYGITQEVQILDSMFADTMPPGRLSSPRLSTCLPQSSHDSANFNNNELENNQVVAKIANLNLSRVPPLTDNHAIPCCPNRRQRIQGMPTLLDMELHFHPTRGADITLSPDRSVAYTNWQESNRTMVFTERPVHISETLFIETGQLPLPYYGSLSFGITSCDPSTLRTYDLPSNPDYLLDRKEYWVVHQGLFTVSNGDIHSFSFMPNGEIHHGVNGNSRGLLMCVDSSQPLWMFFSIHGIVNQLRIMGTVQSNVLSPSGSPSGSQYDSDSDMAFSVNRSSSASESSLVTAPSSPLSPPVSPVFVPEPQGSKDGECAVCFDNEVETVIYTCGHMCLCSSCGLKLKRQVNACCPICRRVIKDVIKTYRP; this comes from the exons ATACAAGCCATCACAACCGTCAAGTGGCCAACAGACCCTGTTACACCTTACTCCACTGCGGTCAAGAGAGGAGACTCGTTCTGTCCCGTACAGAGTCTCCGCGCTTTCACTGCCAAACAAAAGGCAAAAATATCAGACTGGACACTAATGGAAGAAAAGCCATCCGGCGCAATAGCTTTTGTAATGGGATCACTTTTACGAGTCGACCTATCCATCTGTATGAGAAGGTCCGCTTGAAGCTGGTGTCTGTGCACCACGGGTGGAGCGGGGCTCTGCGCTTTGGATTCACAATTCATGACCCGGCACAGATGAAACCCGAAGACATACCCAAATATGCATGCCCTGATCTTGTTACCCGGCCTGGGTATTGGGCGAAGGCTTTACCGGAGAGGTTTGCTCAAAGGGACAATATTTTGGCATTTTGGGTTGACCGCCAAGGAAGAGTATTCTACAGTGTCAATGACGAGGAGCCCATTCTATTTCATTGTGGAGTTAAAGTATCCAGTCCTCTATGGGCTTTGATTGATGTCTATGGAATCACCCAAGAAGTACAAATACTAG ATAGTATGTTTGCCGACACCATGCCACCAGGACGACTGAGCAGTCCTCGACTGAGCACGTGCTTGCCTCAAAGTAGCCATGATTCTGCAAACTTCAACAATAATGAACTGGAGAACAATCAGGTGGTAGCAAAAATTGCTAACTTGAACTTAAGCCGAGTGCCACCACTAACAGATAACCATGCCATACCTTGCTGCCCAAATAGGAGGCAGCGTATCCAAGGGATGCCAACGCTATTGGACATGGAGCTTCATTTTCACCCCACTCGTGGCGCTGACATCACCCTTTCACCAGACCGGTCAGTGGCGTACACTAACTGGCAGGAGAGCAACAGGACGATGGTGTTTACAGAGAGGCCAGTGCACATCAGTGAGACCCTTTTTATAGAGACAGGTCAATTGCCACTGCCTTACTATGGGTCTTTATCATTTGGCATCACCTCCTGCGATCCAAGCACATTACGAACCTATGATCTGCCATCAAATCCAGACTACCTATTGGACAGGAAGGAATATTGGGTTGTTCATCAAGGTTTATTCACAGTGAGCAACGGGGATATCCATAGTTTTTCATTTATGCCCAATGGGGAGATTCATCATGGTGTTAATGGAAACAGTCGGGGCTTGTTGATGTGTGTGGACTCCTCACAGCCTCTCTGGATGTTTTTTTCAATTCATGGGATTGTGAATCAATTAAGAATAATGG GAACTGTACAGTCCAATGTGCTCTCTCCATCTGGCTCTCCAAGTGGCTCGCAGTATGACAGCGATTCAGATATGGCCTTTAGCGTGAACCGTTCTTCTTCAGCATCTGAGTCGTCCCTAG TGACTGCACCTAGTTCTCCTCTGAGTCCACCTGTATCTCCAGTGTTTGTGCCAGAACCCCAAGGAAGCAAAGATGGAGAGTGCGCAGTATGCTTTGATAATGAAGTTGAAACCGTCATCTATACTTGTGGCCACATGtgtctgtgcagcagttgtgggcTGAAGTTGAAGAGGCAAGTGAACGCATGTTGCCCCATCTGCCGGAGGGTGATAAAAGACGTCATCAAAACATACCGTCCTTAA